From uncultured Desulfobacter sp., the proteins below share one genomic window:
- a CDS encoding ATP-binding cassette domain-containing protein, whose amino-acid sequence MKRGGIITIWGRIFVGESSVHGPSPDPAGYTGTLRLGLDQHVRGRSCGIFNIPATGTVDGRQVFMMVKPAVSFENVSMAFGRHILFENLNLDIAPGQVVGIQGPSGTGKSTLLKMAAGLIRPVKGRVRVHVRPLGYVFQEPRLLGWYTARENVSLALEAAGMSVKTAKQTALRCLKDLDLAGFEKHYPRELSGGMNQRISIARALSVSPELLLLDEPFTGLDPAWFC is encoded by the coding sequence ATGAAACGGGGGGGGATTATTACAATTTGGGGCCGGATATTCGTTGGTGAGTCTTCGGTGCATGGGCCTAGCCCGGACCCGGCTGGATACACCGGAACTCTACGCCTTGGCCTTGATCAGCATGTGCGTGGCCGCAGCTGTGGCATTTTTAATATTCCGGCCACTGGAACGGTGGATGGAAGGCAGGTGTTTATGATGGTGAAGCCTGCGGTCTCCTTTGAAAATGTATCCATGGCCTTTGGCCGGCATATTCTTTTTGAGAACCTCAACCTCGATATCGCCCCGGGCCAGGTGGTGGGTATCCAGGGCCCGAGCGGTACCGGGAAATCCACGTTGCTGAAGATGGCGGCGGGTTTGATCCGGCCGGTTAAAGGCCGGGTTCGGGTTCATGTTCGCCCGTTGGGATATGTCTTTCAGGAGCCGCGGCTGCTTGGGTGGTACACGGCCCGGGAAAATGTAAGTTTGGCCCTGGAAGCGGCCGGCATGTCTGTAAAAACGGCGAAACAAACCGCTTTAAGATGTCTTAAGGATTTGGACTTGGCCGGGTTTGAAAAACATTACCCCCGGGAATTGTCCGGGGGCATGAACCAGCGGATCTCCATCGCCAGAGCCCTTTCCGTCTCCCCAGAGCTTCTGCTGCTGGATGAACCTTTTACTGGTCTTGATCCCGCCTGGTTTTGCTAA